The genomic interval ACAAGGCTCATCGTGACAATAGTTATCTCAATCGCGATAGGATCCGGTATTTTATCGGTGATTGTCATGAAGAGGGAAAAGGCGCAAATGCTGGAGGAAGTAAAAAAGGAGGCGCGTATGGCGGCGAATCAGCTTATGTCTGTCCGGCAGGTGATTGCGACAAAACAGCAGGCCATAAACAATGATTCCAAAGGCAACTTCGAATTCAAAGGGGTAATCCCCGCAGTGGTTGGTCGTGAAGTGGCAGAGCACTTCAGCCAGACTACCATATACAAAATGAAGCAAACAAGCCTGCAATACAGAAATCCATCGAATAAACCCGATGCGTGGGAAACCAGACAGTTAGAACGCTTTGCCGCAAATCCTGATTTAAAAGAGATTTCAGAAATAACCATCGAAGACTGGAACCTGGGAGCGGCGTCGCAAATATTCCGCCTTATGGTACCACTAAAAATTACAGAAGCCTGCCTTGTATGTCATGGATATCCGGAGACAAGCCCTACGGGAGATGGCAAAGACATATCGGGAAGGCAAATGGAAGGGTACAAACTTGGAGAAATCAGGGGCGGAATAAGCGTGGTGGCGCCTATGGACAGTATAAATGCGGCAATTGCGGCAAACAGAAATTTCAGCATTCTGGGAAACGGGATTTTTGTCCTTCTTATTAGTGGTGTGGTATTCTTCGTTACCAAGGGGGTTGTATCTTTATTGAAAAGGACGGTTAATCACCTGAATGCGGGAGCGGAAGAAGTGGCTGCGGCGTCATCGCAAATATCTTCTTCAAGCCAGTCGCTTGCCGATGGGGCATCGCAGCAGGCAGCTTCCGTGGAGGAGACTTCCGCTTCAATAGAAGAAATGTCTTCGATGACGGCAAAGAATGCAGATAATGCAGAAGAGGCAAGCCATTTGACGGTCAAGGCAAAATCTTCGGCGGAGGAAGGCCACGAGACGATGAAATCATTGCAGACAATTATGCGTGAATTGCATGGAGGAAATAATCAAATTCTTGCAATTATCAAGTCGATTGACGAAATAGCGTTCCAGACAAACCTTTTAGCGCTGAATGCCGCAGTAGAGGCCGCAAGGGCCGGTGAACACGGGAAGGGATTTGCCGTGGTTGCGGACGAGGTTCGCAATTTAGCCCAAAGGTGCGCAACGGCGTCAAAAGAAACGGCAGACCTGATCAATGCGCGTGTACAGAGCAATGACAACGCCTTAAAGATTACCGAGGTGTTTGCAGAAAAGCTGAAGGAAATAGCAACGGATACGAAGAAGGTTGCAGATTTGATGGGAGAGATCTCAGCGGCTTCAAGGGAACAATCGGAAGGGGTAGGCCAGATAGGAAAAGCTATGACGTCCATAGATAACGTTACCCAACAAAATGCAGCCAATGCAGAACAAATGGCATCCGCCAGCGAAGAACTATCTTCCCAGTCGGTGAATTTAAGAGAAGTCGTGCTCGAACTCGCAGCACAGGTCGGCGGGATACGGGAGGAGGCTATGGAACCGGAGGTTAAGAAAAAAACATCCTTGAAAAAAGAAATCACTTATCACAGAAGACCTGCCCTAGAGGCTTACAAGGCTGGAGGGAGCAAAGGCCGCAAACATGTTCGCAAAAATGATGAGGGGGAATCAGGGAAAAAACCTGAAGATATAATACCTATGGATGGTGAGTTCAGTGATTTCTGATTGTGCAGTAAAATGGATATAATCTTCATATTTCGGAAAGGAAAATTTTTTATTGTATGCTTCGCGCAGAGACGTTATATAAACCCGTTGGAAATTTTCGTATAACATGAACGACGCCCCTAATATCTACACCGTTGGCGTTGGAGATGCAAAAATAGCACGGGCTCCTAACCAATTAAAGACATTGCTCGGTTCATGCATCGGAATAGCATTGTACGACCCCATAGTAAAAGTAGGGGGCATCCTTCATATCATGCTGCCCAAAAAAATAGGGAATGATCAAAAATTAACGAAATATGCTGACCCGGGATTGCCTTTTTTTATCGGACAAATCATCAAAAACGGCGGAGCGTCAAAAAACACCCTCCTTGCAAAAATATTTGGCGGCGCAAAGATGTTCGAAACCGCCGGGAAGCTCATTAATATTGGCGAAAAAAATGAACATGAAGTGCGCAGGATATTAAAAGAAGAAGGTATCAAAATTGTAGCGGCAAAAACGGGTGGAACAAAGGGATACAATATAGCGCTTGATACAACCACCGGCAATGTGGAATGCCGCATATTCGGAGAAGCTGTCTGTATTTATTAAGTATATTAATTTTATTATTTTATTTGCGAAAAGATAGCATTTATCAAAAACAAAGGTAAAAAATGGTTATTTCACCGGAACGCTTACGGATGTTGGAGGTAATAATGAAGCTTTCTATCGACAATGCTTCAAGGGCCCTTTCCAAGACATTAAGGACCGGTGCAAAAATCACTCTCTCTAAAATCTACATGGCAGATTTTAACGAAGCCACTGAGAAAATGAATACTGACACGAGGGAAATGACCGGCATTATTGTCAATTTTAAAGGCAACTTCGGCTGTAAAATGCTGTTTATGCTGCCTCTTGAAGGTTCTACAATACTGACGGACTATTATCTCCGTCTACCGGTGGGTACAACAAAAGAGTTTAACACTGATACCGAAAGCGTCTCTCAGGAATTGGGGAATATTCTTGCAAGCCATATCAGCAACACGCTGGTTTCAGACTTCGACGCTACATTATTGCCGGAACCGCCGCAAGTGCATAACGATTATGCGGGAATAATATTTTCAAGTCTTTTGTTGGAACAAGGGATCTATAGCGATCAATTGCTACTTGTTGAAACAATTTTTGAAATCTGTAAAACAGAAATTATTTGCTATCTTTTCCTCCTGCCTGAATTGGCATCTTTGGGAAAGCTATTAGATGCAATAGGAGAACGTAAATGAAACGAATACTTGTTGTGGATGACGCGAAGGTTGTAAGAATGGTTATCAAACAAATATTGACGCGTAACGACTTTCTGGTGGTCGGAGAGGCGGAAAACGGCAGGGAAGCCCTTGAAAAATATAAGGAATTAAAACCTGATGCGGTAACCATGGATATCGTAATGCCGGAAGTAGATGGGATCCAGGGGCTGAAGGACATACTCGCTTATGATAAAAATGCAAAGGTAGTTATGATTTCGGCAATTGACCAGCGGGACGCATTACAGGCGGCGCTTCTTAACGGAGCATGTGATTTTGTGGTAAAACCATTTGAAGACGACCGCATGGTATCGTCCTTAAATTCTATACTTGCCAAAGAATAAATAAGAGAATCATCTCCCTCCCCAATAATAACAATGTATCATTGAGGCTGATAAACAAATAAAAATCCATCTACCACAACCGCTTCCCTTTATAAAGGCTTCCGCAACAGATATTCACTATGGCATAAATGCCATTGTTTTTATTATAATGGACAGTTTTGTGGTATAAATTCAATATATTTTTTTGTTATTCACATCGCAATCCTTTAACAAAGATACTTCCGTAAAAACCCGCTATCGTATACAGAAAAGCTGATATTTCATGGCGCATGGCAGCGGCCTGTGTTTCAGATTTAGCTGAACATCCCCATTAACTTTTAAAAAAAAATTGTATGGAAATAGACCTTACTGACCAGGAATTTGCCCTATTTCAGAAATTAATTTATGACGAAAGCGGCATCAACCTTTCCCCGGCGAAAAAAGAATTGTTAAAATCCCGCCTGGCAAAGCGTTTACGCACTCTTTCCCTGAAATCCTTCCGGGAATACCATACCTATGTTACGGAAAGGGATGTTACCGGGAAAGAAATGATTCACATGATTGATTGCATTTCAACTAATCTTACTGAATTTTTCAGGGAAATTGCGCATTTTAATTTTTTATCAGAAAAACTCCTTCCGGCATTGCTAAAAAAAAAGAAGAAAATGAAAGAAAAAAAATTAAGAGTGTGGAGCGCAGGATGTTCAACCGGGGAGGAACCTTACAGTCTTTCTATGGTTTTTAATGAACGTATCGAACAAATAGACAAATGGGACGTAAAAATATTGGCGACAGACCTTTCTACCAGGGTATTGGAAAAGGCAAAAAAGGGATTGTATCATAAAGACCGCTTAAAAAGCATAAACGCCCAGTGGTTACAGACATATTTTAAAAAAGGCAGCGATAACTTTGAAGACTACTATCAGGTGAAGGACGTATTGAAAAATATTATTGTGTTTAGAAGGTTTAACTTAATGGAACAAACCTTTCCCTTTAAGGGACAGTTTGATTTTATATTTTGCAGAAACGTTATGATTTATTTTAACAAGCAAACACAAACCGAACTTATTTCAAAGTATTACAAACACCTTGCACCTGAAGGCCATCTTTTCATCGGCCATTCCGAAAGCCTGGCAGGCACAAACAGCAAATTCAACTATGTTATTCCAACGGTATATCAGAAATAATATTGGTGTATTTATGAAAAACACCTTTTTAAGGAGGTTTTCTTTTGAACGGTAAAATAAAGGTTTTGATTGTAGATGATTCCGCTGTCGTGAGAAAAATTCTCTCTTCCGGCCTGAGTAAATACCCTGACATTGAAGTTGTAGGTACAGCGCCTGACCCGTTTGTCGCCAGAGATAAGATAGTAACGCTAAAACCTGATGTTGTGACTTTAGATGTAGAAATGCCGCGGATGGACGGGATATCTTTTTTGCAGAGATTGATGGCGTATTATCCTTTGCCGGTAATTATGGTAAGTTCTTTGACACAATCAGGCTGTGAAACCACATTAAAAGCATTAGAGGTTGGGGCGGTGGATTTTGTGGCGAAACCCACACTGGATGTTTCAAACTCTCTTAACGACGTCATAGATGAATTGGCGGAAAAGATAAGGACATCCGTAAGGGTCAAAATTAAAAAAAAGGTGTTAAAAACAACTGATACAAAACGCCCACAAACAAGCCAGGCACTAATTAAAACCACGCATAAAATTGTTGCTATCGGCGCTTCCACTGGAGGCACAGAAGCATTGAAAGAAGTGTTGACACAAATGCCTCCTAATGCACCCGGCATAGTAATCGTGCAGCATATGCCGGCTTTATTTACAAAAGCATTTGCCGACCGACTGAATACCCTATGTGCTATACGTGTAAGCGAGGCGAAGGATGGAGAAAGTGTTGTTCCTGGAACTGCGCTGATCGCGCCGGGTGGTTACCATATGGCGCTAAACAGGAGTGGCGCGAGGTATTACGTTACCATAAACCAGGATCCCCCCGTTCGCAGACACAGGCCATCCGTGGAAGTATTATTCGAATCTGTTGCAAAATATGCCGGAGCCAATGCAATCGGCGTCATTATGACGGGCATGGGCGATGACGGTGCAAGTGGTCTCTTGAAAATGAAGGAGGCAGGGGCGAATACTATCGCTCAGGATGAAGAGAGTTGCGTTGTATTTGGCATGCCGAAAGAGGCGATTAAACTGGGAGCGGCGGAAAAAATAGTATCTCTCGAAAAAATTCCTTCCGCCATCTTATCATTTCTGAATTGACGCGATTCTGACCGATTCGAGAAAACGCCTTAACAATCTGATATCTGATGCAAAATGGATGTGTACATAGGAACAAAGCGCACGCGATGTAAAGAAGCCTTCCTGTTTTGGTTTATCATGTCCTTCTTTCACAATTTCATAGGCAGAAGGCGTATGCCCGGGTATCTGGTGCAGTGATGACCAGTGAAATTCGTGCGCTCTGAATACCTCGTCTTTTCTACATAACAGGGTATCGTGGATACCCTTCACGGTAATATACCCCAGGCCCTGCCTCTTTTGCTCCATTTTCGTGCCACCCTTAAAGAGTCCACACATTTCATATGACTTGTTATTAAACGCTGTTAAATGCTCAAGCAAATACATCATTCCCCCGCATTCACCATAGAATACTACCCCGTTCTTATATGCCTTTCTTATCGATTCCTTCATAGTGGTATTTGACGAAAGCAATGGAGCATGCAATTCCGGAAAACCGCCTCCTATATAAATGGCAGAAACATCCGCCGGCACATATTTATCATACATAGGGCTGAAATAGGCAAGTTCAACACCATATGCCTCCAGCAAATCAAGATTATCATGGTAATAAAAATTAAACGCCTCATCCATTGCGACCGCAATTCTTAAATTATATCGTTCCGAAATGCCGCTAAATATCTTCTTTTGAAAAGAAGGAAGCTTGTCCGCCGAGAAACCAATGTCAATTATTCTTTCTATATCAACCGTCTTTGATAATATGTCTCCTATTTTCTGATACACGGCTTTGGAAAACTCCTGTTCTATGGAAGGTACAAGTCCCAGGTGGCGCTCCGGCAGTCCTATTTCATCATTCTTCGGCAGATATCCGAGCACAGGAATGCCGCTGTTCTCTTCAATTGATTTTTTAACAGCATTGTAATGCCGCTCGCTTCCCACCCTGTTCAAAATTATTCCATGGATAGCTAATTCCTCATCAAACTTTTTGAAACCCAGAGCCACCGCCCCCGCACTCCCTGACATACCCTTTGCATCCATCACCAGTATTACCGGTGCTTTTAATACCTTTGAAAGACCGGCGGAACTTCCGGATTCCGTTCCATTTAATGAGCCGTCAAACAGCCCCATTACCCCTTCTATGAGGGCAATATCCGCATTGTCCATCGCATGGTCAAACAATTCTAGGCATACATCCCTGCTCATGAGCCATGTGTCCAGATTACGGGACAATCTGCCGGTAATGGCCGTATGATGCGAAGGGTCAATATAATCAGGCCCCGTTTTAAAGCCCTGTACGGAGTATCCCTTTTCTTTTAATGCCGACATTAAACCAAGGGTAACGGTTGTTTTGCCAGCACCGCTATGCGTGCCTGCTACCAATATTCTCGGATAAGCTGATGATGATTTTTCCATAGTTCAACGTTTGGTACTTTATCAGTAATTTCTTTGCACTTTTTGGCAAAATATTCGTAACTATTCAGCATGAATGATACACACTGAATAGTTACGAAATGGCTCTATTATACAGACTTCGTCAGGAATCCCTAATAAAAACAACTATTCCATGTTTAAAAATTCCACACAACCGAAGCCATTATCCGCCAATCCACTACCTGCTGAATGCCTCTTACATGCTGATATAGCGGATACTGAAATTTCAAGTCGGTGCTGCATCCCGTCTTAGGGATTTTTACATTAACAAGGGGTGTAACGTAAAATGCTGTGATACCCGTGTTGTCAGGATTGTCAAGCAGAGACGTTTCAGGTCTTGAGAAATTATTATCATGGTCATTGTTACTGCCTGTGTGAAGTCCGTTTAATTCAAGCCCGGGGCTGATATATTTATTCACAGGATATCTTGCAGAAATATCTAATGAAATCTGATCGCCAAACTCGTAACCTTCGTCTCCTGCCGTTGTAAGCTGGTAGAGCAGATTCCCTTGCAAAACAAAGGGGGAAAATTCACGCATATAATTAACAAGGAAAAGAGGATCCCATGAGCCTGTTCCCAATTGCATCATAGCATGCACACGATTGCCGGAATCGGTATTTTCGTCATTTTTACCGGTAGGAGTTTTTAGTCCAAACCCGACCATAAGCCTCTCTGCAGGGCGATCAATCTCATTTTCACGCAGGGAGTATAATCCCATAATGGATATATCACCAAGCCCTTCAACAGTTTCCATCTCCATTTTCATATCCATGTCCATAAAATGTTCCCCGTCCATTTGATGCCGCATCCGCATTTTCATGTCCATATCATTGATAAGATAGGGAACGGAAACAAGAAACTGTAATCGGTCTGTGGCTGCATATGAACCGGTAATCGTGTATTTCTGCATAATCATTCTCGTAGGTATTGTAAAACTTTTTGACCCTTCAGGCATATCAGGCCACTCAGAAGCAACCTTATCCAATAATGTGTTGCTGCCGATACGACTGTCACCGTCCCTTATTGTCTCCATTTTCGTATAGACATACTGAAGTGACAACCCAAATTTATCTCCAAAAGTTACTTCCGAAATTGTTGAGCCTGAAAGGCTGCATGCAAGGCCGCATTCGCCTAAAGCAAATACCGCCCTGTTGACAAATAATAAAAACAAAGCCATCGTTATTAGAATTCTCATACAACAGACCCTTTCCTGAGAATAGAAAAACAAGATAAAGACAGTGGAGGGACAGGTTTTAAGTCTGTCCCTCCACCAGAACCATAACATTAAAAAATTATGTAAAAAGCATCATTAATGATTATGTCCGCTATGGTCTTCATGCTCTCCATCGTCTTTATCTTTTTTACCACCTTTTCCATTCTTCCCTTCTGCAGGCCAATATCCGTCTACCGGCAGGTATTCATCAATTGCCTCATCTGAAGGATACACACTGATCTCAAATCCTCCATCGCACCCCTCAGGAAGGGGATTGTTTTCAAGGTCTCTTACTACCTTAAGGTACGGCCAAAAGCCAACGGAAACGACGTCTTCGTCATCAAACTTTTTCGTTAAACGGCCAATCCAGATATCGGCACGGTCGGTATCGTCTGTGGATTTGGTACAATAATTGGCAATGGCAATGTATACGGTAAGCGCTGTTGCGCAGGAATCCGGTTTGAATGTAGGAAAGGTTGCGCTCCATGGAATAACCCCCAGATAACCATCCTTCAGATTCCCATTTGTAAATACAAAAGCCCTGACGTCTTCTGTTTTTTCAGTACCATGCGAGGTAAATGCCGGGACAGATCCCTCCAGTGTTTTTATTTTTTTAAAAAGACTGTTTACCGCAGGTTTCGCGCCCATGACAGGATTGCCTTCTATATGATCGTGAAGATTAACCGACTCTTCTGTATCAGATCGCTCGGCAATAGAATCCGCACCATTGGGGAAAACAACACTTTGCGCCCGTATGGATTGTCCGTCGCACCCGTGAGTTATACTAAAATAATTAAGGCTGGTCGTTCCTTCAAGTTCATCACGGGAATTGTAACTATCCGGGGTATTTTTCGACATGACCGTTGTATGGGCAATAGCATTCCCCGAAATAATCATTGCCCCTAAAAATGAGATAATGGGAATATATCTTTTAGGTTGTAACATATGTTATTTTCTCCTGTTTTTAAAATGAGTATAATTCGAATGCATCAGGCTTTCATGCCTGATACTGACAAAATATAAGGCAGAAAACAGGCCGTCGCAGCCAAAAACATATGATGGGGTGCTCTGGTGTGCAAACACTATCTCTGTTCATCTGCCGCATCTTATTTTATCGAAGGGTATATTGTTTTGTGTTGTAACAAAAGGTGGATTTATGAGAGGTAACGCGGTGGCTTTTCAGGAGGCGAAACTACAGGTTCGCATGGTTGAATGAATGGGTCATTGCAGAGAAAACATAAAAATGCCAATCGGTAGTCTGTTGCAGGGTCTTCCAGTATGTATTTAAGATTGCCCTTTATAAAAGCCAGTGTATCGCTTCCCGATTTACATTGTATACTGCTTATGAAAGAATGAAATCCGTTTTTCTGTTGCTTTGCATCATTTTGTGACACTAAACGGTCTCCGGCAGGAAAACAACAGCAATTTGTCCTGCAATCCGCTTCGGATTTGCAGCCACATTCATGATCCATACACGAAAATGCAACCTGCTTTTTCGGAGGGTTAATAACAATGCCGGCGCTGCATAACGCCAAAAACACCATAATCAGTATCTGAAAACAGGCGATACTATTTCTGATTCTGTTCATTCTCATAATTGATAGAATTGAGTTTTATCCTTTACAGAAAAGGCACATTTTATTCCCGGAAGACAACATTTACAAGCATATTATCTTGCGGTAAATCAGTCGCCGTTGACGGAAGATTTTTCCTGCATTGGTGTTTTTCAAAAAAACGAAACCGTTTACATGTTTTCAAACGGGGATTGTCGCATAAAAAATGGTGCAATATTTCCTTTGATATAATACGGGTAACGAATAAAATAGAGCCTGTTAATAAATGGTGAAATCCGAAACACTAAATCCGAAGCAAATTCTAATGACAAAATGATTTGAAATTCTAAACAAGTGCACCTTTAGTATCTCGCGTCTCGTGCTTCATATTGTTGCCTGCCTGTGCGTGATTGCACGCAGACAGGTATGTTTTGGATTTGTTTTGAATTTTATGCTTTGTTATTCGGATTTGTTTCGTACTTCGTATTTCGTATTTTTTATTTCCTGTTTGTTTGGTTCTGGCTATGCCAGTTTAGGAAAGGCAGTATGATATGGCAGGTTTATTCCGAAGGGGAACGATGGTTTCCGATGAAAGAGAAAAAAATAGTAAATCAAAAAAGGAGGTTGGGATGGGAGAGGGAAATATAACGTATTTGACGCCGGATGCGGAGTTCAGGGGTACTATTAAGTTTACCAGAACGCTAAAAATTGACGGAAAATTTGACGGAGAGATGTTAACAGACGAAGGAGAGGTTATTGTCGGAAGCACCGGCGTTGTCAAGGCGAATGTTAAGGTGAAGAATGCCATTGTCGAGGGGCAAGTGGACGGAAATATTATCGCTTCTGAAAGGGTTGAACTTAGGAAAAACGCAAAATTAATGGGGGATTTGCAGGCGAAAACGCTTGTAATTGACGAAGGCGTTATATTTGTCGGCAAATGCAGCGTACATCCTGAAGGATTTACGGAGAGGCCTAAAATGAACGAAAACAAGACGGCAGGTAAAGCCCTGTAGGCTGGAGGTACGAAGTACGATTTAAAATCTAAAATCGTACTTCGTAAATCTAAAAGTAACGAGGTTTTTACAGAGCATGCGATATCCCCCTTATTTGTGGTATTTTTAATCTGATGAAGTTTAAAAACAATGAAGTGCCTGATGTTATCGAAATAACATGCCCCTATTGCAAGGGCTGTCTTACCGTATCGGTTTATTGCGAGTCGATACTATGCAGCCATTGTAGCCGGCATGTCAATGTGAAAGAAATCCTTTCCCCTTCCCAAAAAGCAAAAAGCACAACTGTTGGGAAAAGAGAGGTTTTTTGTTTTAAGTGCGGGAAGGGAATTTATGCAGATAAAAACGCGCAGGCGGTATCATGTATTTATTGTTATAACCGAAATGAACTGAGCGATTACAAGGTAAAATCGATTTTAGGAAGAAATCTTCAGACTCACGGTACGTTGTATTTAAAGAAAAAAGGAACGATAGAGATATCAAATATTTTGGTTGGGAATGCCTTTATCGATGGCAAAATAAACGGCGACCTCACCGCAATGGGCGCGGTGGAAATTTTAAAACATGGAGAAGTTCATGGCACAATAACCTGCCGTAAATTAATAGTAAAAAAAGGCGGTATTTTTGAAGGAAGTGTACGAATGTTGCAAGGCGAGGCAAGGCCTTAACCAATCGGCAATCGGTAGTCCTCAATCTGCAAATTGCCGACTACCGACTAACGACTGCTATCGGGCAAGTTTCGTATTGTACTGCTGCTGGAATTTGAAGAGGGAGGCGTTGTGGAAAAAGAAGTTGCCGTACTCTATAAATGGGCGTCTGTACTTGCCCTTATTACTATATTTTATAATATTGCGGAAGGCGGCGTTTCTGTTGGTTTTGGGCTCGGAGATGAGACTGTTTCACTTTTTGGTTTTGGATTAGATTCATTTGTGGAAGTGATTTCAGGCGTAGGCATCTGGCATATGGTGAGGAGGCAGCGGAAGAACCCTGCTGCGGTACCTGATATATTTGAACGACAAGCGCTCCGGATAACGGGTTTTGCCTTTTATTTGCTTACGTTTGGGCTTGCAGGTACTGCCATAGTAAATATTTTTACCCATCATCATCCGGAAACTACGTTTTGGGGTATTATTATCGCAGCAGTCTCTATTGTCACCATGTGGATATTGATTCATTATAAGGTGAAAATTGGCAAGGCGCTTCGCTCTCCGGCGATATTAGCCGATGCAAATTGTACAAAAACGTGTGTATATCTTTCCTTTGCGCTC from Candidatus Kuenenia stuttgartiensis carries:
- a CDS encoding methyl-accepting chemotaxis protein; translated protein: MFGKMTIMTRLIVTIVISIAIGSGILSVIVMKREKAQMLEEVKKEARMAANQLMSVRQVIATKQQAINNDSKGNFEFKGVIPAVVGREVAEHFSQTTIYKMKQTSLQYRNPSNKPDAWETRQLERFAANPDLKEISEITIEDWNLGAASQIFRLMVPLKITEACLVCHGYPETSPTGDGKDISGRQMEGYKLGEIRGGISVVAPMDSINAAIAANRNFSILGNGIFVLLISGVVFFVTKGVVSLLKRTVNHLNAGAEEVAAASSQISSSSQSLADGASQQAASVEETSASIEEMSSMTAKNADNAEEASHLTVKAKSSAEEGHETMKSLQTIMRELHGGNNQILAIIKSIDEIAFQTNLLALNAAVEAARAGEHGKGFAVVADEVRNLAQRCATASKETADLINARVQSNDNALKITEVFAEKLKEIATDTKKVADLMGEISAASREQSEGVGQIGKAMTSIDNVTQQNAANAEQMASASEELSSQSVNLREVVLELAAQVGGIREEAMEPEVKKKTSLKKEITYHRRPALEAYKAGGSKGRKHVRKNDEGESGKKPEDIIPMDGEFSDF
- a CDS encoding chemotaxis protein CheD, with the protein product MNDAPNIYTVGVGDAKIARAPNQLKTLLGSCIGIALYDPIVKVGGILHIMLPKKIGNDQKLTKYADPGLPFFIGQIIKNGGASKNTLLAKIFGGAKMFETAGKLINIGEKNEHEVRRILKEEGIKIVAAKTGGTKGYNIALDTTTGNVECRIFGEAVCIY
- a CDS encoding response regulator — protein: MKRILVVDDAKVVRMVIKQILTRNDFLVVGEAENGREALEKYKELKPDAVTMDIVMPEVDGIQGLKDILAYDKNAKVVMISAIDQRDALQAALLNGACDFVVKPFEDDRMVSSLNSILAKE
- a CDS encoding CheR family methyltransferase; translated protein: MEIDLTDQEFALFQKLIYDESGINLSPAKKELLKSRLAKRLRTLSLKSFREYHTYVTERDVTGKEMIHMIDCISTNLTEFFREIAHFNFLSEKLLPALLKKKKKMKEKKLRVWSAGCSTGEEPYSLSMVFNERIEQIDKWDVKILATDLSTRVLEKAKKGLYHKDRLKSINAQWLQTYFKKGSDNFEDYYQVKDVLKNIIVFRRFNLMEQTFPFKGQFDFIFCRNVMIYFNKQTQTELISKYYKHLAPEGHLFIGHSESLAGTNSKFNYVIPTVYQK
- a CDS encoding protein-glutamate methylesterase/protein-glutamine glutaminase, which produces MNGKIKVLIVDDSAVVRKILSSGLSKYPDIEVVGTAPDPFVARDKIVTLKPDVVTLDVEMPRMDGISFLQRLMAYYPLPVIMVSSLTQSGCETTLKALEVGAVDFVAKPTLDVSNSLNDVIDELAEKIRTSVRVKIKKKVLKTTDTKRPQTSQALIKTTHKIVAIGASTGGTEALKEVLTQMPPNAPGIVIVQHMPALFTKAFADRLNTLCAIRVSEAKDGESVVPGTALIAPGGYHMALNRSGARYYVTINQDPPVRRHRPSVEVLFESVAKYAGANAIGVIMTGMGDDGASGLLKMKEAGANTIAQDEESCVVFGMPKEAIKLGAAEKIVSLEKIPSAILSFLN
- a CDS encoding cobyrinate a,c-diamide synthase; protein product: MEKSSSAYPRILVAGTHSGAGKTTVTLGLMSALKEKGYSVQGFKTGPDYIDPSHHTAITGRLSRNLDTWLMSRDVCLELFDHAMDNADIALIEGVMGLFDGSLNGTESGSSAGLSKVLKAPVILVMDAKGMSGSAGAVALGFKKFDEELAIHGIILNRVGSERHYNAVKKSIEENSGIPVLGYLPKNDEIGLPERHLGLVPSIEQEFSKAVYQKIGDILSKTVDIERIIDIGFSADKLPSFQKKIFSGISERYNLRIAVAMDEAFNFYYHDNLDLLEAYGVELAYFSPMYDKYVPADVSAIYIGGGFPELHAPLLSSNTTMKESIRKAYKNGVVFYGECGGMMYLLEHLTAFNNKSYEMCGLFKGGTKMEQKRQGLGYITVKGIHDTLLCRKDEVFRAHEFHWSSLHQIPGHTPSAYEIVKEGHDKPKQEGFFTSRALCSYVHIHFASDIRLLRRFLESVRIASIQK
- a CDS encoding transporter; this encodes MRILITMALFLLFVNRAVFALGECGLACSLSGSTISEVTFGDKFGLSLQYVYTKMETIRDGDSRIGSNTLLDKVASEWPDMPEGSKSFTIPTRMIMQKYTITGSYAATDRLQFLVSVPYLINDMDMKMRMRHQMDGEHFMDMDMKMEMETVEGLGDISIMGLYSLRENEIDRPAERLMVGFGLKTPTGKNDENTDSGNRVHAMMQLGTGSWDPLFLVNYMREFSPFVLQGNLLYQLTTAGDEGYEFGDQISLDISARYPVNKYISPGLELNGLHTGSNNDHDNNFSRPETSLLDNPDNTGITAFYVTPLVNVKIPKTGCSTDLKFQYPLYQHVRGIQQVVDWRIMASVVWNF
- a CDS encoding bactofilin family protein; protein product: MAGLFRRGTMVSDEREKNSKSKKEVGMGEGNITYLTPDAEFRGTIKFTRTLKIDGKFDGEMLTDEGEVIVGSTGVVKANVKVKNAIVEGQVDGNIIASERVELRKNAKLMGDLQAKTLVIDEGVIFVGKCSVHPEGFTERPKMNENKTAGKAL
- a CDS encoding bactofilin family protein, producing MKFKNNEVPDVIEITCPYCKGCLTVSVYCESILCSHCSRHVNVKEILSPSQKAKSTTVGKREVFCFKCGKGIYADKNAQAVSCIYCYNRNELSDYKVKSILGRNLQTHGTLYLKKKGTIEISNILVGNAFIDGKINGDLTAMGAVEILKHGEVHGTITCRKLIVKKGGIFEGSVRMLQGEARP
- a CDS encoding cation diffusion facilitator family transporter, producing MEKEVAVLYKWASVLALITIFYNIAEGGVSVGFGLGDETVSLFGFGLDSFVEVISGVGIWHMVRRQRKNPAAVPDIFERQALRITGFAFYLLTFGLAGTAIVNIFTHHHPETTFWGIIIAAVSIVTMWILIHYKVKIGKALRSPAILADANCTKTCVYLSFALLFASIGYELTGIGWFDSIGAVVIAGFSWKEGRESFLKAKGIGCKCQTNCP